In one window of Opitutaceae bacterium DNA:
- a CDS encoding dicarboxylate/amino acid:cation symporter, whose product MTTPRTNTLTRNIIIGMVLGLVVGGSLNAIGTEGMVGDYLVDGLFHVVGAIFIASLKLLVVPLVFVSLICGTAALDDIRKLGRVGLKTMILYLATTAIAISLALMAGILVKPGKGFALTTDATFAAQAPPALTEVIINLFPTNPVQAMAEGNMLQIIVFAILFGLAMVLAGAPGQRILSLFQDANEVIMKLVLILMQFAPYGVFALLARTFSAEGFSAILPLAKYFFLVLLVLLIHGTGTYMILLQVLTRLNPIRFFKNMRAVHVFAFSTASSNATLPVSMETVEHKMGVSNSIASFTIPLGATINMDGTAIMQGVATVFIAQAYSMGLGLTDYLTVVATATLASIGTAGVPGVGLIMLAMVLNQVGLPVEGIALIIGVDRLLDMVRTAVNVTGDAVVTCIVAKSEGQIDEVVFNQENV is encoded by the coding sequence ATGACGACCCCCCGGACCAACACCCTAACGCGCAATATCATCATCGGCATGGTCCTTGGTCTGGTGGTCGGAGGGAGCCTCAACGCCATCGGGACCGAGGGGATGGTCGGAGATTACCTGGTGGACGGACTCTTTCACGTGGTCGGCGCCATCTTCATCGCGTCGCTCAAGCTGCTGGTCGTTCCGCTCGTCTTTGTCTCCCTGATTTGCGGTACCGCCGCCCTCGACGATATCCGCAAGCTGGGGCGGGTCGGACTGAAGACGATGATCCTCTACCTCGCGACCACCGCGATCGCCATTTCACTGGCCCTGATGGCCGGGATCCTCGTCAAGCCCGGCAAAGGTTTTGCGCTGACCACGGATGCGACGTTTGCGGCCCAGGCTCCGCCGGCCCTCACCGAGGTCATCATCAATCTCTTCCCGACCAATCCCGTTCAGGCCATGGCCGAAGGGAATATGCTGCAGATCATCGTCTTCGCCATCCTCTTCGGACTCGCGATGGTCCTTGCCGGGGCTCCGGGTCAACGGATTCTGAGCCTGTTTCAGGACGCCAATGAGGTCATCATGAAACTGGTGCTCATCCTCATGCAGTTCGCGCCCTACGGCGTCTTTGCCCTGCTGGCCCGGACGTTCTCGGCTGAAGGGTTCTCCGCCATCCTGCCCCTCGCCAAGTACTTCTTTCTCGTCCTTCTTGTCCTGCTCATCCACGGGACCGGGACCTACATGATCCTTCTGCAGGTGTTGACCCGGTTGAATCCGATCCGCTTCTTCAAGAACATGCGGGCTGTCCATGTCTTTGCCTTCAGCACGGCGAGCAGCAACGCGACGCTTCCGGTCAGCATGGAGACGGTGGAGCACAAGATGGGCGTCAGCAATTCCATCGCTTCCTTCACCATCCCGCTGGGTGCGACCATCAACATGGACGGCACCGCCATCATGCAGGGAGTGGCCACGGTCTTTATTGCCCAGGCCTATTCCATGGGTCTGGGGCTGACCGATTACCTGACCGTGGTGGCGACGGCGACCCTCGCCTCGATCGGCACGGCCGGTGTTCCCGGAGTGGGTCTGATCATGCTGGCCATGGTTCTCAACCAGGTGGGCCTTCCGGTGGAGGGAATCGCCCTGATCATCGGGGTTGACCGGCTCCTCGACATGGTCCGCACTGCGGTCAATGTGACCGGCGATGCTGTCGTGACCTGCATCGTGGCCAAAAGTGAAGGTCAGATTGACGAGGTCGTCTTCAACCAGGAGAATGTCTGA
- a CDS encoding HAD family phosphatase, with translation MDTGAVFDWDGVIVDSSVQHEKSWERLAEEENRPLPAGHFQKSFGMKNERIIPGILGWTDDPAEVHRLSLRKEELFRVIVVESGLAPLPGVKTFLSRLADAGIPCVVGSSTHRLNIETALEMMGLRPYFRDLVTAEDVSHGKPDPEVFLTAAGRIDRKPGRCIVFEDAHVGIAAGLAGGFRVIGVAGTHPRESLIGAHRVVDRLDELMVEDLTRLIGPAGG, from the coding sequence ATGGATACAGGCGCGGTTTTTGACTGGGATGGCGTGATCGTCGATTCTTCCGTCCAACATGAAAAGAGTTGGGAGCGGCTGGCGGAGGAGGAGAACCGGCCACTTCCCGCCGGGCATTTCCAGAAGAGCTTCGGGATGAAGAATGAGCGGATCATTCCGGGAATCCTCGGCTGGACGGATGACCCCGCCGAGGTCCACCGGCTTTCCCTTCGCAAGGAGGAACTCTTCCGCGTCATTGTGGTGGAGTCGGGACTTGCTCCTCTTCCGGGGGTGAAAACCTTCCTTTCCCGTCTGGCCGATGCCGGGATCCCCTGCGTGGTCGGTTCGTCAACCCATCGCCTGAATATCGAGACGGCCCTGGAGATGATGGGACTGCGTCCCTACTTCCGTGACCTGGTGACAGCGGAGGATGTTTCCCACGGGAAGCCGGATCCGGAAGTCTTTCTGACCGCGGCGGGCCGAATCGATCGCAAGCCGGGGCGGTGCATCGTCTTTGAAGATGCCCACGTTGGGATTGCGGCGGGCCTGGCCGGCGGTTTTCGGGTCATCGGGGTGGCGGGAACCCATCCTCGCGAATCGTTGATCGGTGCCCACCGGGTCGTCGATCGACTGGATGAACTCATGGTCGAGGATCTGACTCGACTCATCGGGCCGGCCGGCGGTTAA
- a CDS encoding Glu/Leu/Phe/Val dehydrogenase, translated as MSHPNNTTLSTLYDSDVFRMACRQFDLAADLISIPEESRERTKYPKRCLTVIFPIRLDDGSVMMYEGYRVQHHLSLGPTKGGVRFHQSVNIGEVAALAMWMSWKCALVGLPYGGAKGGVRVAPGDLSSHELERLARRYMQEMIPFVGTNTDVMAPDMGTNEQVMAWMMDTYSNHIGYTVPAIVTGKPISVGGSEGRREATGRGVAYFAKTYLLEMGIALKDTTVVIQGFGNVGSEAALGMVEYGARVIGIGDHSASFFNPKGIDIRKALDHVARHRSLKGFTEAESIDNAALLELECTVLIPAALERVIDEKNASRIKCRLIAEAANGPTTNAADAIIEERGDIEIIPDVLCNSGGVVVSYFEWVQDLQSTYWTRDEVLKKLFEILDRAKANVERERVRRGVTRRLAALTLGIGRVADAKHTRGIFP; from the coding sequence ATGTCTCATCCAAATAACACGACTCTCTCGACCCTCTACGACTCCGATGTATTCCGGATGGCCTGCCGCCAGTTCGATCTCGCCGCCGATCTCATCAGCATCCCGGAGGAATCCCGGGAGAGGACCAAGTATCCCAAGCGTTGCCTGACGGTGATTTTCCCGATCCGACTCGATGATGGATCCGTCATGATGTACGAAGGCTACCGGGTCCAGCATCACCTCTCTCTCGGGCCGACCAAAGGCGGAGTCCGCTTCCACCAATCGGTCAATATCGGCGAGGTCGCGGCCCTTGCCATGTGGATGAGCTGGAAGTGCGCCCTCGTCGGCCTGCCCTACGGCGGTGCCAAGGGCGGCGTCAGGGTGGCCCCCGGCGATCTTTCCAGTCACGAGTTGGAACGTCTCGCGCGCCGCTACATGCAGGAGATGATCCCTTTTGTGGGAACCAATACCGACGTGATGGCACCGGACATGGGTACGAACGAGCAGGTCATGGCCTGGATGATGGACACCTACTCCAACCACATCGGCTATACCGTCCCGGCCATTGTAACCGGCAAACCCATTTCCGTCGGCGGCTCGGAAGGCCGTCGTGAAGCGACCGGCCGCGGGGTGGCCTACTTTGCCAAGACCTACCTGCTCGAGATGGGGATCGCGTTAAAAGACACCACCGTCGTCATACAGGGATTCGGCAACGTCGGTTCGGAAGCCGCCCTCGGAATGGTCGAATACGGCGCCAGGGTCATCGGCATCGGCGACCACAGCGCCTCGTTTTTCAACCCAAAGGGCATCGATATCCGGAAAGCCCTCGATCACGTGGCCAGGCACCGGTCACTCAAGGGATTCACCGAAGCGGAATCGATTGATAATGCGGCATTGCTCGAGCTTGAATGCACCGTCCTGATCCCGGCCGCGCTCGAGCGCGTCATCGACGAAAAGAACGCCTCCCGCATCAAGTGCCGCCTGATTGCCGAGGCCGCCAACGGCCCGACCACCAATGCCGCCGACGCCATCATTGAAGAACGCGGGGACATCGAAATCATCCCCGATGTCCTCTGCAACAGCGGTGGTGTCGTCGTCTCCTACTTTGAGTGGGTCCAGGATCTGCAGAGCACCTACTGGACCCGCGACGAGGTCCTCAAGAAGCTCTTCGAGATTCTCGATCGGGCCAAGGCGAACGTCGAACGGGAGCGTGTCCGGCGCGGGGTAACCCGCCGTCTCGCCGCCCTCACCCTCGGGATCGGCCGGGTGGCCGATGCCAAGCACACCCGCGGTATCTTCCCCTGA